The stretch of DNA CTTTCGGCTCGTCAGCATCCCAAGCATTTGCCCAGTGCCCTTCTGCGTCAGTCACGCACACGGCACAGCATCTTCTGTTGGTGAGACACGGCCCCCAACCAAGTGAAACTacacttggcttgatcttccACGAACATAATAGGCCATTTCCAACCCATCCAGCTTTCTTTTGCCACTGATCTTCTCCAACATGGAGCATCAACAAACCTCCCAAAGTCAAGTCATGCTATGCCTCCTGAAAGAAATAGCACTTGCGAGAAAAGAGGAGAAAAGCTGATTGAAGCTTAAAGAAACAGGAGGGCATTTCGCATGCGTCACGCAAGTCGAGTCCAGCAAGTCAGGCCTGATCTAACTTGGTGATTCGCCGCTGACGACGCcgctggccggccggcctgcaCTGCGTCCGGCCGcttgctgctgccgctgccgccgcggaTAGATAGGCATGCAGCGCACAACGGGAGTGGTGGAAGTGCCCGGTGACTGGCCCTCTGATTCGGATTTTAGGTGGGGGAGAATGATGCGCATCAGGGAAGGTTCAGTTGGCAGCCTGCTTTCTTTCTTGGGGGGCCATGTGTTACTGCTGCTTTCTTTTTGCATCGGTGCAGGGCGTATATGACGGATCGTGCTGGAGTTGCGTCATCAGTGCAACCAACGATGCTTtttgttattgcacaaaagGCTAATTATACTCTTACCTTCCGTCACTGAATTCAGGTGaggtttttttttttcctttgattTTTACAGTCGACAATGGAAGAGTGACTCCGGCTATGATCTTTGCATGCATTCTTTTTAAGTTGAAGACTTTCAGGAGTAGCAGAAGGCTTCCATTAATCCATCAGTATTTCGAATATCTTGTTTCATCTATTGTTACTACTATCTTTTTTCTCTTTTCATTTGCTTGCTCCACTTATTGTTCGCAAGCTTCATTCTCCATTGCTGTGTCATCTCCAAACATGTAAGGATGAAGTGGAGCAGCAATTACAGAAGTCCAGAGGTTGGTCGTTTTGTCACTGTTAAGCGAATGGAACGTAAATACTGGCGTACATGGACCACATGTGTTTCTTTTTTATGGCTGGACCACATATGTTGATCATATAGCAAGTAGACCTAGTGAGGAGGTACCTCTGATCCAGTTGTCACCTTCTTGCTGAATCACAGTGGTCAGTACCTCTGAGTTATCTGAATTTCAGAGCTGTCTTGTACAGTAGAAGAACAACGGGCGAATCGAATCGATCTTGCGCGTTCTGGGGAAACTCTACAACTTGCTGTCCCCGCTCCGCTGGCCGCCTAGCCCTCGCGGTCACCGTCGCCGCCCGCCACGACCATGGAGATGATCATGCTACTGCAAAGCCCGGCCGGGCGCCGAGCCGCCGACGGTTGCCGTCGCAACACCGGTTCTTTTCGGGCCAGAAATCATCGATAGGCTCAGCCCACTAGGAAATAGCCCTCCCAACTTCTTTTGGGCCCTATCTGTTTTCGGTCATCGAGCCCCTAACGAGCCAAGCTTGAGCTTACCTAGAAACGGCCCATCTCTTCCCTGCATGTTCCTGAATCGTGCGTGTGATTATTGGTCTGATTCAAATCTTGGGTTGAACAGAAGAGAAGACAAACCCAAACCCCCAAATGTTCTGTACTTTTCTTTTCCGGAGGGCTCGATTTTCCAAATCctcagaaaagaaatggaaggtGTCAGAAATGCCGTGCGGTCCGGCGTCGGCGGAGGTTATCGAGGCAGCGACGCCACCACCAGCCCCCTCTATAATCTGCATCCCTAATGCGGACCTCGTCACGATTCCCTGGGCCGCCAACGTGCCTCCGGCCTCCGGCGCCATGGATAGCTAGCTAGCCACGGCAACAAGGAGGCGAGGAGCGATGGGCTCCATGGCCGCGCCGCCGTGCCACCTCGTGGCCGTGCCGTACCCGGGCCGCGGCCACGTCAACGCCATGCTGAACCTGTGCCGCCTCCTCGCGGCCCGCGACGGCGTCGCCATCACCGTCGTCGTCACCGAGGAGTGGCTCGGCCTGCTCGGCGCCCCGGCGGCGCTGCCGGACCTGGGGCCCCGCGTCCGCTTCGAGGCCATCCCCAACGTGATCCCCTCGGAGTACGGCCGCGCCAGCGACATGCTCGGCTTCCTGGAGGCCGTGTACGCCAGGATGGCGGCGCCGTTCGAGCGCCTGCTCGACCGGCTCGCCGCCCCGCAGGCCATCGTGGCCGACGTGTTCGTGCCGTGGACCGTGGCCGTCGGCGCGCGGAGGGGCGTGCCGGTCTGCGTTATGTGCCCGCTAAGCGCCACCATGTTCGCCGTGCAGTACAGCTTGCACCGGTTGCCAcccgcggcggacggcggcggagcgTTTCCGGGTACGAAGTAGCTCTGCAACTCGTACTTGCACTGTTCTTCTCGGCTCGTTAACTTTTCTGCACATTGATTGATCTTGTGCTCTTGTGCAGACGGCACGGATCCTTGCTTGATAGAAGACTACATCCCTGGCACAAAATCAATCAGGTTCACTGATCTTGCGCCCACACACACGAACGCGGCGATGCTAGACAAAATCCTCGAAGCCTACTCCTCTGTAAGGAAAGCACAATGCATCATTTTAACCTCGTTCCAAGAGCTCGAGAGCGACGCCATTGGCGCCCTAAGGCAAGAGCTTCCTTGCCCGGTGTATGCGGCTGGCCCTTTCATCCCCTTCATGGCACTGCAAGAGCGCAAGGCCAATCCGGACGGTGACGGCTACATGGCGTGGCTGGACGCGCAGCCCGCGGGCTCAGTGCTGTACGTCTCGCTCGGCAGCTTCCTCTCGGTGTCAGCCGCCCAGTCCGACGAGATCGCCGGTGGCCTGGCCGAGAGCAAGGTCAGGTTCCTGTGGGTGCTCCGCGACGCCGACGCGCGCTCCCGCGTGCGAGGCTTGACCGGCGGGGGCGACTCCGCCGGCCTCGTCGTCCCCTGGACCGACCAGCTGAGGGTGCTGTGCCATCCTTCGGTCGGGGGGTTCTTCACCCACTGCGGTATGAACTCGACGCTCGAGGCGGTGTACGCCGGCGTGCCCATGCTCACCCTGCCTATCGCGTTCGACCAGCCGACCAACAGCCGGCTGGTCGCCGAGGTGTGGAAGACGGGGCTCGGCCTCAAGGAGATGGCACGGGGCGACGGCGTCATCGGGAGAGAGGAgatcgcggcggcggtggagaggcTGATGCGCCCTGACTCGGCGGATGGCACGGACATGAGGAGGAGAGCTGCGGTGCTTAAGCACGCGGCTCGTGCTGCGTCTGAAGAGGGTGGATCCTCTTGGAAAGATGTCACATCTTTCATCCATTTCATTTCACATTGAGACCTCCAGATACCAGTCACGCTTCTGCAGTAGAAAGACTCAATTTATTGGTTCAATTCAAGTGATGTGATCGATTTTTAAGTGAGTCAGTGAGATCTCTGAGTGCGCAGGATGTTCAGTTAGGCAAGAATAAACACGCTGCTTCATCCAGTTGATAGCAGCTATTTGTAAAAGCATCAGGGTTCAGCAGATCTGAAACTCGACGTAGCGTTTTTAAAATTCACGCTGCCCTTGTTCAATTAAGGTATTAGAGCTGAGCACAAGATCTCTGAATGTTAGCAGAATAACAAAAATGTGAATATTGTAGTGAGTGTCAGTGCGATCTCTGAATATTAGCAGAATATTCAGTGCGGCAGGAATAAACACGCTGCTTCATCCAGTTGATAGCAACTCTTTTAAAGAAGTGTGAAACTTTCAGTCAATAACAAAAATGTGCAATTTCAGGACATATAAACTTCATAATGCTTTTGTGCTTTCCATCAATAACAGAAAGTGTGATATTTTAGAGGAGCAACACAGACAACATAAGAGTGCGAAAATTCATATCTTCCTGCTGCAGAAAAGCATCACATTGAAACTTGAGAACCATTCTGCAACACTGGTAAGTATAATACAAGAGTGTGATGCTTGACACTGACAATTCAGAACCATTGCAGGAGAGCATGACACTGAAAATTCAGAACAATTTTGGGTACTGAAAATTCAGAACAATTTTGGGTACTGAAAATTCAGGAAAGGCACTAACATTCACATTCACGTCTTGCTGTTTCAGGAAAGGCACTGAAAATTCAGAACTATTCTTCTGAACATTTTTGGATAACAATGAAAAGACAAGAGTTCCAAAATTCCTGTTGCAGGAAAGCATAATACCACTCAGCCATTCTGCTGAACATTTTCAGGCTACACCTATTGCAGGAGAGCATGACACAGAAAATTCAGAACCATTTTGGGCAACGCTGAAAATTATGAGTACTCTCACATTCACGTCTTGCTGTTTCAGGAAAGGCACTGAAACAGAACCATTCCGCTGAACATTTTTGGTCAACAATGAAAACTACA from Panicum hallii strain FIL2 chromosome 3, PHallii_v3.1, whole genome shotgun sequence encodes:
- the LOC112886435 gene encoding UDP-glycosyltransferase 87A2-like, encoding MGSMAAPPCHLVAVPYPGRGHVNAMLNLCRLLAARDGVAITVVVTEEWLGLLGAPAALPDLGPRVRFEAIPNVIPSEYGRASDMLGFLEAVYARMAAPFERLLDRLAAPQAIVADVFVPWTVAVGARRGVPVCVMCPLSATMFAVQYSLHRLPPAADGGGAFPDGTDPCLIEDYIPGTKSIRFTDLAPTHTNAAMLDKILEAYSSVRKAQCIILTSFQELESDAIGALRQELPCPVYAAGPFIPFMALQERKANPDGDGYMAWLDAQPAGSVLYVSLGSFLSVSAAQSDEIAGGLAESKVRFLWVLRDADARSRVRGLTGGGDSAGLVVPWTDQLRVLCHPSVGGFFTHCGMNSTLEAVYAGVPMLTLPIAFDQPTNSRLVAEVWKTGLGLKEMARGDGVIGREEIAAAVERLMRPDSADGTDMRRRAAVLKHAARAASEEGGSSWKDVTSFIHFISH